The following are from one region of the Nicotiana tabacum cultivar K326 chromosome 3, ASM71507v2, whole genome shotgun sequence genome:
- the LOC142177531 gene encoding zinc finger BED domain-containing protein RICESLEEPER 4-like — protein MAENIMIDKVIGESGASNSNATSQSQSVQSKAKKQRKKRSVAWEYFDQIIDPEGNQKGVCKHCKREYFADSKDNGTKSLLTHMAKCLKMPLDVAKSQSKLGFNPIPGGNKGDVAVVPWKFDQEQCRKALCRMVIVDELPFSFVEKEGFMNFMKVAQPFFEFLHVEL, from the coding sequence ATGGCTGAAAATATCATGATTGATAAGGTGATTGGTGAAAGTGGAGCTTCTAATTCAAATGCCACATCACAATCTCAATCAGTTCAATCGAAagcaaaaaaacaaagaaaaaagaggtCTGTTGCATGGGAATATTTCGACCAAATTATTGATCCGGAAGGAAATCAAAAGGGTGTTTGTAAACATTGCAAAAGAGAATATTTTGCCGATTCAAAAGATAATGGTACGAAATCACTCCTTACACATATGGCCAAGTGTTTAAAAATGCCTTTAGATGTTGCAAAAAGTCAATCAAAACTAGGCTTTAACCCTATTCCGGGGGGTAATAAGGGTGATGTAGCCGTTGTTccttggaaatttgatcaagaacAATGTAGGAAGGCTTTGTGTCGTATGGTGATCGTTGATGAACTTCCTTTCAGCTTTGTTGAAAAGGAAGGTTTTATGAATTTTATGAAAGTTGCACAACCTTTTTTCGAATTCCTTCACGTAGAACTGTGA